Proteins co-encoded in one Acanthopagrus latus isolate v.2019 chromosome 10, fAcaLat1.1, whole genome shotgun sequence genomic window:
- the LOC119026830 gene encoding uncharacterized protein DDB_G0290685-like isoform X1 encodes MMHHQTDRLTWKSLIFRHAVVFLLLTHSREGLSQGNGQSSELISALLGESITLPCHVSPATDAVNTMLEWARPDLDPRFVHVRRDGEDRLIDQHSSYKGRTSVSIDGLRRGDMSLKLSKVKFSDEGTYRCFVPGFGTDTSIKLVVDVFIKITNVSRGVLQCESTGWYPEPEVFWLDGEGNLLSAGPTETVRGPDDLYTVSSRVTVEKRHSNSFTCRVQQHHINQIREAHIHVPEDFFKEPSGSGSSVAAIIFALAGVTLVLSACFVVWKRRQRRNSFKPNHSDEETTGGGDASEQEHLIQAAEGETLRNQSEMEVVNNSKYEQTGWSGQIEEEKPPEKFSMEVEENVETGSQCVVENERQQDEVQTTEDLDNMKKTTESASEGSSDQEETETEKPEKSEDMGDREEGTKSETEDQALMERGRLQPVGASAEAMTDPYKAENKEQTQTESAGQSPADGGTQGDQTPAGEETNLGLQEKSEETKSVSEGSQDQEETNGRIQDDHPPAGEETNLEMQEKTEHSKAEDGGGGDKTTSTEENSTPQSPVDGQTGHFKDTDGHNTLDESDKNKEAEKSTDNVTTSQGQTAGQTQHEDSADEGRQSNEDTDSDSDNTKSPSSVNPETNTGRQTSDESEKSSESRDGDKNKTSGDDVTTPDQTSAKDGESGEEKEDDDHSQRVNDAKNEGDDTDALSNSSGSQDGLDGGQDQVDEDKESGDGTSD; translated from the exons ATGATGCAtcaccagacagacagattgacCTGGAAATCTTTGATTTTCCGTCATGCTGTTGTCTTCCTTCTCCTAACACACTCTCGTGAAG GTCTAAGTCAGGGGAATGGTCAATCTTCTGAGCTGATATCAGCGTTGCTCGGTGAGAGCATCACGCTGCCGTGCCATGTGAGTCCTGCCACGGATGCAGTTAACACGATGCTGGAGTGGGCGAGACCTGACCTGGACCCCAGATTTGTCCATGTGAGGCGTGATGGTGAAGACCGGCTTATTGATCAACACTCATCATACAAGGGGAGAACATCAGTGTCCATCGATGGACTGAGACGGGGAGACATGTCACTGAAACTCTCCAAAGTCAAGTTTTCTGATGAGGGAACCTACAGATGCTTCGTTCCAGGATTTGGAACAGATACTAGTATTAAGCTTGTTGTTG atgttttcattaagaTAACCAACGTCAGTCGTGGAGTTCTGCAGTGTGAGTCTACAGGCTGGTATCCAGAACCTGAGGTGTTCTGGCTGGACGGTGAGggaaacctcctctctgctggacctacagagacagtcagaggtccTGATGACCTctatactgtcagcagcagagtgactgtggagaagagacacagcaacagcttcacCTGTAGAGTCCAACAGCACCACATCAACCAGATCAGAgaggcacacatacatgttCCAG agGATTTCTTTAAAGAGCCGTCAGGTTCTGGTTCATCTGTTGCTGCCATCATCTTTGCACTCGCTGGCGTCACTTTGGTTCTTTCTGCTTGCTTTGTTGTCTGGAAAcgaagacagaggagaaaca GCTTCAAGCCAAATCATTCGGATGAAGAAACAACAGGAGGGGGTGATGCATCAGAACAGGAGCACCTGATACAAGCAGCAGAAGGTGAAACACTGAGGAATCAGAGCGAGATGGAGGTTGTGAATAACagcaaatatgaacaaacaGGATGGTCAGGTCAAATTGAAGAGGAAAAACCACCAGAGAAGTTTAGCATGGAGGTAGaagaaaatgtagaaacagGGTCACAATGTGTGGTGGAGAATGAAAGGCAGCAAGATGAGGTCCAGACAACAGAAGATTTggacaacatgaagaaaacGACTGAATCAGCAAGTGAAGGTAGTTCAGATCAAGAAGAGACGGAAACAGAGAAACCAGAAAAGAGTGAGGAcatgggagacagagaggaggggacaAAGTCTGAAACAGAAGATCAGGCTCTGATGGAAAGAGGACGACTACAACCGGTCGGGGCGAGTGCAGAAGCAATGACTGATCCTTACAAGGCAGAAAATaaagagcaaacacaaactgaatcaGCAGGTCAGAGTCCAGCTGATGGAGGAACACAAGGTGATCAAACCCCAGCAGGAGAAGAGACAAATCTTGGTTTGCAGGAAAAGTCAGAAGAGACTAAATCAGTAAGTGAAGGTAGTCAAGATCAAGAAGAGACAAATGGAAGAATACAAGATGATCATCCCCCAGCAGGAGAAGAGACAAATCTTGAAATGCAGGAAAAGACAGAACACAGTAAAGCtgaagatggaggtggaggggataaGACAACATCTACTGAAGAAAACTCAACACCACAGTCTCCAGTGGACGGACAAACAGGTCATTTCAAAGACACAGACGGACACAATACTTTGGACGAAAGTGATAAAAACAAGGAAGCAGAAAAATCTACAGATAATGTAACAACAAGTCAGGGACAGACGGctggacaaacacaacatgaagacAGTGCAGACGAAGGGAGACAATCTAACGAAGACACTGACTCTGACAGTGATAACACAAAATCCCCATCTTCAGTAAatccagaaacaaacacagggcGGCAAACTAGTGACGAGTCAGAGAAGAGTTCTgagagcagagatggagacaaGAATAAGACATCAGGAGATGATGTAACAACACCAGACCAGACCTCAGCgaaggatggagagagtggTGAGGAGAAAGAAGACGATGATCACAGTCAGAGAGTGAATGATGCAAAGAATGAAGGAGATGACACTGATGCTTTAAGTAACAGCTCAGGTTCTCAGGATGGGTTAGATGGAGGACAAGACCAGGTGGATGAAGACAAAGAGTCAGGTGATGGAACATCAGATTAA
- the LOC119026836 gene encoding Fc receptor-like protein 5 isoform X1 yields MTSYVSAMITYESHFIFSSLLVFTALNLLMLLVGHVLQSYPQKTVSDAALYIIPTRLQVFEYESISFTCEGGDGLKVRNIKKIIPKCSVDSVMFTVTCTIECAYKSDSGEYWCEGGGGERSNTVNITVTDGSVILESPVLPVTEWDDVTLSCRKKNTFSNLPADFYKDGLHVGSSSTGEMSIHSVSKSDKGLYKCNISGVGESPESWLAVRDAAFRIVPTRLQVNEYESVSFTCEGINISAGWRVRNIKKFVSKCSIDSVMLTVTCTIEYVYKSDSGEYWCEGRRGERSNTVHITVTDGSVILESPVLPVTEQNDVTVCCRTTSNLTSNQTADFRKDGVHVGNNSTGETIIHNVSKSDEGLYKWNNSGAGESPESWLAVRDAAVIVPTRLQVYEYESVSFTCLGVNVSAGWRVRNIKKFFSKCSVGTEMFTVTCTIDYAYKSDSGEYWCEGGGGERSNTVNITVTDGSVILESPVLPVVERDAVTLSCRKKTTSSNLTADFYKDGHHVGSSSTGTLTIHSVSMSDEGLYKCNISGAGESPESWLTVRDGSVILKIPVLPVMEGDAVTLQCRNKQSSSNLPADFYREGLLIGNSLVGEMTIHRVSKSD; encoded by the exons ATGACTTCATATGTCTCTGCAATGATAACATATGAAAGCCACTTCATATTCAGCTCTCTACTTGTCTTTACAGCGCTGAACctgttgatgctgctggttGGACATGTTCTGCAAAGTTACCCTCAGAAAACTG TGTCAGATGCAGCTTTGTATATCATTCCAACAAGACTACAAGTCTTTGAATATGAGTCCATCTCATTTACCTGTGAAGGAGGTGATGGATTAAAAGTAAGGAACATCAAGAAAATCATTCCAAAATGTTCAGTTGATTCAGTGATGTTTACTGTGACCTGCACCATTGAGTGTGCCTATAAATCAGACAGTGGAGAATACTGgtgtgaaggtggaggaggagagagaagcaacactgtcaacatcactgtcactg ATGGTTCTGTGATCCTGGAGAGTCCTGTCCTCCCTGTGACGGAGTGGGATGATGTGACTCTAAGCTGTAGAAAGAAGAACACTTTTTCCAACCTGCCAGCTGATTTCTATAAAGATGGCCTCCATGTTGGGAGCAGTTCCACAGGAGAGATGAGTATCCACAGTGTTTCCAAGTCTGATAAAGGACTCTACAAGTGTAACATCTCTGGAGTTGGAGAATCACCAGAGAGCTGGTTGGCTGTCAGAG ATGCAGCTTTTCGCATCGTTCCAACCAGACTGCAGGTCAATGAATATGAGTCCGTCTCTTTTACTTGTGAGGGGATTAACATCTCGGCCGGGTGGAGAGTGAGGAACATCAAGAaatttgtttcaaaatgttcaatTGATTCAGTGATGTTAACTGTGACCTGCACCATTGAGTATGTATATAAATCAGACAGTGGAGAATACTGGTgtgaaggaagaagaggagagagaagcaacACTGTCcacatcactgtcactg ATGGTTCTGTGATCTTGGAGAGTCCTGTCCTCCCTGTGACGGAGCAAAACGATGTGACTGTGTGCTGTAGAACCACATCCAACCTCACATCAAACCAGACAGCAGACTTCCGTAAAGATGGAGTCCACGTCGGGAACAATTCCACAGGAGAGACGATCATCCACAATGTGTCCAAGTCTGATGAAGGACTCTACAAGTGGAACAACTCTGGAGCTGGAGAATCACCAGAGAGCTGGTTGGCTGTCAGGG ATGCAGCTGTTATTGTTCCAACCAGACTGCAGGTCTATGAATATGAGTCTGTCTCATTTACCTGTTTGGGGGTTAATGTCTCAGCTGGATGGAGAGTGAGGAACATCAAGAAGTTCTTTTCAAAATGCTCAGTTGGCACTGAGATGTTTACTGTGACCTGCACCATTGACTATGCATATAAATCAGACAGTGGAGAATACTGgtgtgaaggtggaggtggagagagaagcaacactgtcaacatcactgtcactg atggttctgtgatCCTGGAGAGTCCTGTCCTTCCTGTGGTGGAGAGGGATGCTGTCACTCTCAGCTGCAGAAAGAAGACGACTTCCTCCAACCTCACAGCTGATTTCTATAAAGATGGCCACCATGTTGGGAGCAGTTCCACAGGAACCCTGACCATCCACAGTGTTTCCATGTCTGATGAAGGACTCTACAAGTGTaacatctctggagctggaGAATCACCAGAGAGCTGGTTGACTGTCAGAG ATGGTTCTGTGATCCTGAAAATTCCTGTCCTTCCTGTGATGGAAGGAGATGCTGTCACTCTGCAATGTAGAAACAAGCAGAGTTCCTCCAACCTTCCAGCTGATTTCTATAGAGAGGGACTTCTCATTGGGAACAGTTTGGTAGGAGAGATGACCATCCACAGAGTTTCCAAGTCTGATTAG
- the LOC119026836 gene encoding Fc receptor-like protein 5 isoform X2 yields the protein MEVTALSIRLSLNLLMLLVGHVLQSYPQKTVSDAALYIIPTRLQVFEYESISFTCEGGDGLKVRNIKKIIPKCSVDSVMFTVTCTIECAYKSDSGEYWCEGGGGERSNTVNITVTDGSVILESPVLPVTEWDDVTLSCRKKNTFSNLPADFYKDGLHVGSSSTGEMSIHSVSKSDKGLYKCNISGVGESPESWLAVRDAAFRIVPTRLQVNEYESVSFTCEGINISAGWRVRNIKKFVSKCSIDSVMLTVTCTIEYVYKSDSGEYWCEGRRGERSNTVHITVTDGSVILESPVLPVTEQNDVTVCCRTTSNLTSNQTADFRKDGVHVGNNSTGETIIHNVSKSDEGLYKWNNSGAGESPESWLAVRDAAVIVPTRLQVYEYESVSFTCLGVNVSAGWRVRNIKKFFSKCSVGTEMFTVTCTIDYAYKSDSGEYWCEGGGGERSNTVNITVTDGSVILESPVLPVVERDAVTLSCRKKTTSSNLTADFYKDGHHVGSSSTGTLTIHSVSMSDEGLYKCNISGAGESPESWLTVRDGSVILKIPVLPVMEGDAVTLQCRNKQSSSNLPADFYREGLLIGNSLVGEMTIHRVSKSD from the exons ATGGAGGTTACAGCTCTCAGCATCAGACTGT CGCTGAACctgttgatgctgctggttGGACATGTTCTGCAAAGTTACCCTCAGAAAACTG TGTCAGATGCAGCTTTGTATATCATTCCAACAAGACTACAAGTCTTTGAATATGAGTCCATCTCATTTACCTGTGAAGGAGGTGATGGATTAAAAGTAAGGAACATCAAGAAAATCATTCCAAAATGTTCAGTTGATTCAGTGATGTTTACTGTGACCTGCACCATTGAGTGTGCCTATAAATCAGACAGTGGAGAATACTGgtgtgaaggtggaggaggagagagaagcaacactgtcaacatcactgtcactg ATGGTTCTGTGATCCTGGAGAGTCCTGTCCTCCCTGTGACGGAGTGGGATGATGTGACTCTAAGCTGTAGAAAGAAGAACACTTTTTCCAACCTGCCAGCTGATTTCTATAAAGATGGCCTCCATGTTGGGAGCAGTTCCACAGGAGAGATGAGTATCCACAGTGTTTCCAAGTCTGATAAAGGACTCTACAAGTGTAACATCTCTGGAGTTGGAGAATCACCAGAGAGCTGGTTGGCTGTCAGAG ATGCAGCTTTTCGCATCGTTCCAACCAGACTGCAGGTCAATGAATATGAGTCCGTCTCTTTTACTTGTGAGGGGATTAACATCTCGGCCGGGTGGAGAGTGAGGAACATCAAGAaatttgtttcaaaatgttcaatTGATTCAGTGATGTTAACTGTGACCTGCACCATTGAGTATGTATATAAATCAGACAGTGGAGAATACTGGTgtgaaggaagaagaggagagagaagcaacACTGTCcacatcactgtcactg ATGGTTCTGTGATCTTGGAGAGTCCTGTCCTCCCTGTGACGGAGCAAAACGATGTGACTGTGTGCTGTAGAACCACATCCAACCTCACATCAAACCAGACAGCAGACTTCCGTAAAGATGGAGTCCACGTCGGGAACAATTCCACAGGAGAGACGATCATCCACAATGTGTCCAAGTCTGATGAAGGACTCTACAAGTGGAACAACTCTGGAGCTGGAGAATCACCAGAGAGCTGGTTGGCTGTCAGGG ATGCAGCTGTTATTGTTCCAACCAGACTGCAGGTCTATGAATATGAGTCTGTCTCATTTACCTGTTTGGGGGTTAATGTCTCAGCTGGATGGAGAGTGAGGAACATCAAGAAGTTCTTTTCAAAATGCTCAGTTGGCACTGAGATGTTTACTGTGACCTGCACCATTGACTATGCATATAAATCAGACAGTGGAGAATACTGgtgtgaaggtggaggtggagagagaagcaacactgtcaacatcactgtcactg atggttctgtgatCCTGGAGAGTCCTGTCCTTCCTGTGGTGGAGAGGGATGCTGTCACTCTCAGCTGCAGAAAGAAGACGACTTCCTCCAACCTCACAGCTGATTTCTATAAAGATGGCCACCATGTTGGGAGCAGTTCCACAGGAACCCTGACCATCCACAGTGTTTCCATGTCTGATGAAGGACTCTACAAGTGTaacatctctggagctggaGAATCACCAGAGAGCTGGTTGACTGTCAGAG ATGGTTCTGTGATCCTGAAAATTCCTGTCCTTCCTGTGATGGAAGGAGATGCTGTCACTCTGCAATGTAGAAACAAGCAGAGTTCCTCCAACCTTCCAGCTGATTTCTATAGAGAGGGACTTCTCATTGGGAACAGTTTGGTAGGAGAGATGACCATCCACAGAGTTTCCAAGTCTGATTAG